Below is a window of Longimicrobium terrae DNA.
CTCCTGTCGTTGGCGGTTCTCGACAGGATAGACGGGGTCCGGCACCACTTTCAAATCGGCGCGTCCAGATTTACGACGCAACCCACTGTGCTAAAACAATTTATGGCATCCTCATCTGACAGTTAGCCGGACACTAGTGACCCTCCCCCAGTCTTTTTTGGGGGAGGGTGGGCCGGTGGTGCCGGCCCGGGTGGGGGCCGCCCGCGAACTCCGCCCATCGCACCCGAGCCTCGCTCACGGACAACGGACAGCGGGGCGAAGAAGCGCATCCGCTTCCCCGCCCCGTGTTGTCCATCCGCCCATCCGTCAGTTCCGGCCAGCCAACATCTGGGGATCATCATCTGATGAGAACGATCATCTGAGAACGATCATCCGATGATCACAATCGGCCTGATTACGCCGATCCCGCCTAGAACAGCACGCGGTAGACCAGCGACAGGTTGCGCCCCGGCGACGGCACCAGCAGGCGGCTCGTGGGCTCGCGGTACGCCTCGTCCAGCAGGTTGTCTGCGCGCAGCACGATGCTGTGAATGCGCGACCCCTGCCGCAGGCTCACGCCCGTGCTCAGGTTCAGCAGCGTGTACGCGTCCGTGCGGAACTCCACCAGGTCCGTGCGGTCCTGCTCAAACGCGTGGCGCCCGTCCAGGCTCACCGAGTACTTCCCGTCATCCCACCGCACCGAGCCACCCACCCGCGCCGCCGGCATGAACGGCAGCGCGCCGCCATCCACGAAGTCGCCGCGCACCATGTCGCCCATCACCCCCACGACCACGTGCGGCAGCGCCACCACCTCGATCTGCCCCTCCACGCCGCGAAGCTGCGCGTCCGCCTGGCGGAAGATGTTGAGCGGAACGGTGACCTCGTCGTCCTCCTCGCCCACGATCGTCGTATCGCCCGCGATGTCGGCGGTGATGTAGTTGTCGATGCGGTTGTAGAAGGTGGAGAACTGCGCGTTCACCCGTTCCGACTGCGCGCGCACCACCGCCTCGGCGCCGCGGTTGGTTTCCAGCGCGAGTTCCGGGTTGCCGATGTCGTACGTGCCGACCGCGGCGTGAAAGGCGTTGGAGTACAGTTCCTCCACCGTGGGTGCCCGGAAGCTGCGCGCCACGCTCACGCTGGCCGACAGGTGGTCGTTCAGCGGCACGTTCAGCCCCAGCGAGCCGCTGAAGTTGTTGAAGTCGCGGTCGCGCGCGCCGGCAAAGCGCGCGTCGTCCGTCTCGTCCGGGCGCACGCTGTACGCGTCGAAGCGCGCGCCCGCCTGCAGCGACGGCCCCGTGCGCGATCCGGAAAGCGCCAGCTCCTGGTACAGGAACGCGCCGCCGTTCAGGCTGCTGGCCGCCGGAGTGAGCGCCTCTTCCCCCTCGGGCGAGTAGTCCTTGCGCAGCCCGGACACACCAAGCGCGCCCGTCAGCCGTCCGAACGCGGTCCGCGCGGTGACGCTTCCCGTCTGCGTGTCCAGCCGGAACCGCGTGCCGATCTCGCCGCCGGACTCGATCTCGTCATGCCCGTACCGCTGCGCGCTGCCGTCCACGCGCAGGTTGGTGAAGCCGCTGCGGCCCATCGCCACGTCCAGCCGTCCCGTTCCCTCAAAGCGGTCGCCGTCGATGCTCACGCCGGACTCTTCCGCGCCGGGCAGCGAGGGCAGGCCGTACTTGAAGGTGTATCCGCCCAGCGACACGCCGCCCTGCACGCGCTCCGTCACGTATCCCAGCCCCGCCGTGCCGTACAGGTTGCGGTAGAAGGTGTTGTCCAGCACGCCCCCGCCGCCGACGCGCGTATCGTCCACGTTGCGCCCGCCAGCGCGCGCTGTGACGGCCAGCGTGGAGCTCACCGGCGCCGTCAGTTCACCCGTGAGCGCCGCGCCCGGGTTCACCGACTCGCCCTGCAGCGCCAGAAAGCCGGAGGTGCGGCCGGGGATCGTCGTGGGGATGTCGGAGGCGATCACGTTCACCACGCCGCCCAGCGCGTTGTTGCCGTACAGCAGCGACGCGGGGCCGCGCACCACCTCGATGCGGCTCGCGGCCAGCGGATCGATGGAGAGCGCGTGGTCCGCCGAGGTGGAGGACAGGTCGCCCGTCCGCTGCCCGTTCTGCACCACGAGCACGCGCTCGCCCGCCAGCCCGCGGATCACCGGGGTGGAGG
It encodes the following:
- a CDS encoding TonB-dependent receptor, whose amino-acid sequence is MSHRFGRGALLALSALLVLSGAAHAAADPEVAPPITGVVRDTAGTPLANARVIINEVNRTAITGSDGTFTIRALRAGTYHLDATLLGYAPGHAVVTVPESGPDVRVVITMRSTVLSLEGINVTASARSADPLNITQSTVELSGKALDRSVGTSVAQTLSTQPGLSVRYGGPAASTPVIRGLAGERVLVVQNGQRTGDLSSTSADHALSIDPLAASRIEVVRGPASLLYGNNALGGVVNVIASDIPTTIPGRTSGFLALQGESVNPGAALTGELTAPVSSTLAVTARAGGRNVDDTRVGGGGVLDNTFYRNLYGTAGLGYVTERVQGGVSLGGYTFKYGLPSLPGAEESGVSIDGDRFEGTGRLDVAMGRSGFTNLRVDGSAQRYGHDEIESGGEIGTRFRLDTQTGSVTARTAFGRLTGALGVSGLRKDYSPEGEEALTPAASSLNGGAFLYQELALSGSRTGPSLQAGARFDAYSVRPDETDDARFAGARDRDFNNFSGSLGLNVPLNDHLSASVSVARSFRAPTVEELYSNAFHAAVGTYDIGNPELALETNRGAEAVVRAQSERVNAQFSTFYNRIDNYITADIAGDTTIVGEEDDEVTVPLNIFRQADAQLRGVEGQIEVVALPHVVVGVMGDMVRGDFVDGGALPFMPAARVGGSVRWDDGKYSVSLDGRHAFEQDRTDLVEFRTDAYTLLNLSTGVSLRQGSRIHSIVLRADNLLDEAYREPTSRLLVPSPGRNLSLVYRVLF